GCCCGGCGGCGTCGGGGAGCGGGTCGATGTCGATGCTCATGAGGGGCGACCGCGGCCGGCCGGTGCTGCCTCGGACCGGCGGGCGACGCGGCCGTGATTGTGCGTACCTGTACCGATGCGGCGATAAACCTTGTGTCGGGGGATCGCCGCGGACCGAACGGATAAAGGGGCGCCCGGCCCACATTCGCGTAATGATCACGCTTGGAACGGCCCGCGCCTCGCCGGGCGAGACGGACACGGGCCGTCTCGAAGTCGGCGAGACGCGAGACGGGAGCCCCGTCCGACTGCCGGTGGCCGTCATCAACGGCGCCGAGGACGGCGAGACGCTGTATCTGCAGGCCGTCAGCGACGGCGACGAACTCAACGGGCTCGGCGTCGTCAACCGCGTCGTTCCCCGCCTCGATCCGGCGGAACTGTCGGGCACCGTTCTCGTGGTCGGGGTCGTGAACTACTTCGCGTTTCAGGTCGCCGAACACCGGAATCCGGTCGACGACCGGAAGATGAATCGCGGCTACCCCGGCAACGAGGACGGCACGACGAGCGAGCGCATCGCCCACGCGACGTTTCAGGCCGCAAAGCGGGCGGATTACATCCTCGACCTCCACCAGGGGTCGACGAGCCGGATGATAAACGAGACCCGCGTTCGGTGCGGGATCCGGCACCGACTGCACGGCGAGTGCCTCGAACTGGCGAAGGTGTTCGGCTGCGGCCACGTGCTCGACATCAAGGGGCCGGACGGCCAGCTCGCCCGTGCCGGCCCGGAACACGGCATCCCGACCATCGACCCCGAGCTCGGCGGCTGTGTCGGCTGGGACGAGGAGTCGATCCGCTACGGCGTCGACGGCGTGTTCAACGTCCTCCGACACTACGGCTTCCTCGACGGCGACGTCGACCTCGACCGCCAGGTCCGAGCGCGCGGCTTCGACCAGTACGGCGCGCCGGCCGGCGGGCTGGTGCAGTTCGACTGCGAACTCGGCGACCGCGTCTCGGCCGGCGACGTGCTCTACGAGGTGACCGACGTGTTCGGCGAGCTGAAGGGCCGAGTCACCGCCGACGACGAGGGAATCTTCTGGCGCACGCGGCGGCTCCCGCAGGTCGCCGCCGGCGAGTACGTCTGCTCCGTCGGCACCAACGTCGACCGGTACTGATGGCGGCCGCCCCCGGTCGCCCCCGTGCCCTCCGCTGTCTTGACTGCGGCGCGACCGTCGGCGACCGATGGCGATGCGCGTGCGGCGCCCCGCTGGAGTTCGCCGACCCACCGATCCCGGACGGCGACGCGCCGACCTTGGTGGCCGCCGACCCCGACGCGGCGGCCGTCAGCAACGCGAGGGACGCTCGCAACGGGCTCTGGGCGTTCGAGTCGCTCCTCGCCGTCGGCGACGACCCGGCGGACCGGGTGACGCTCGGCGAGGGACTGACACCGCTCGTCGACGCGGACGCGGGAGCGGCCGGCGACGCGGACGACTGGGACGCGGCTTTTAAATTGGAGTACGTGTTCCCCACCGGCTCTTTTAAAGACCGCGGGGCGACGACGACGCTCACGCGAGCCCGCGAGCTGGGCGTCGAGCGCGTCGTCGAGGACTCCTCCGGCAACGCCGGCGCCGCGATCGCGACGTACGCGGCCCGCGCGGGCATCGACGCCGCGGTGTACGTTCCCGCCGACGCCAAGGCGTCGAAACTCCGGGCGATCCGCCGAGCCGGCGCCGAGCCCGTCCGGATCGACGGGTCGCGTGCGGACGTGACCGAGGCGTGCGTGGCCGCGCTCGGGGACGGTGACGACGCCGACTCCGCGTGGTACGCCAGCCACGCCTGGAACCCGGCGTTCTTCGAGGGGACCGCCACGGTCGCCTACGAGATCGCCGCCCAGCGGGAGTGGAACGCCCCCGACGCGGTCGTGACCCCCCTCGGCCACGGGACCCTGTTCCTCGGGGCGTACCGCGGCTTCCGCCGCCTGCAGCGCGCGGGGTGGATAGACGAGGTCCCGCGGCTGTACGGCGCGCAGGCGGCCGGCATCGCGCCGGTCGTCCGCGCGCTCCACGGCGCCGACGCCGCCGACCCAGAGGGACAACACAACGCGGCCGCAGACGGAATCCAGATCGCCGAGCCTGTCCGCATGGGAGAGATTCGCAACGCCATCGCCGACACCGGCGGCGACGCGGTCGCTATCACGGAGGCGGCGACCGAGCGCGAACTGGACCGGCTCCACGCCGCGGGCTTTTATACCGAACCGACCTGCGCCGTGGCCCCGGCGGCGCTCCGGAGGCTCCGCGAACGGGGCGACGTTGCGCCCGGCGACGACGTCGTGGTCCCCCTGACCGGAAGCGGACTGAAGGGGTGACCGCCCCGGCCGGGCGTCGGCACCACCGGTATCCCTTTCGGCACCACCGGTATCCCTTTCGGCACCACCGGTACCCCTTTTGAACACCGGCGCATTCGGTCTCCCATGGACGTCCTCGTCTACGGTGCCGGCGCGCTCGGGAGCCTCGTCGGCGGGCTGTTGGCACGGACACACGAGGTCACGCTCGTCGGGCGCGACCCGCACATGCGACGGGTTCGGGCGGACGGGCTCCGGATCGACGGGGCGATCGACGCCCACGTCCACCCGCGAGCGCTCACCGACGGAACCCACCGCTCGGCGGACCTCGCGGTGGTCACGACGAAGGCGTACGACACCGACGCGGCCGCGGCGGCGCTCGCGACCGGCGAGTACGACGCGGTCTGCTCGCTCCAGAACGGCCTCACCGAGGAGCGACTGGTCGCGGCGCTCGACCCGACCGTCCTCGCGGGCACCGCGAGCTACGGCGCCCGACTCGTCGAGCCGGGTCGGGTCACCTGTACCGGCGTCGGGGAGGTCGTTCTCGGAGCGCTGTCCGGGGGGCGCGACCCGGTCGCAGAGCGCGTCGGGGCCGCGTTCGACGAGGCCGGGATCGAGACGACCGTCGCCACCGACATGCCTCGGCGGCGATACGAGAAGCTCGCGGTCAACGCGGCCATCAACGGCCCGTCGGCGCTCGTCCGGCTCTCGAACGGCGACGCGCTCGCCGGGCCGGGCGGGGAGGCGGCCCGCGAGGCGGCCCGCGAGGTGGCGCGGGTCGCGCGAGCCGACGGGGTTGCGCTCGGCGAGACGGCGGCCGTCGACGCCGTCGAGCGCGTCGCGGCCGACACCGCCGCCAACCGGTCGTCGATGTGCGAGGACGTGACCGCGGGGCGGCGCACCGAGGTCGATGCGATCTACGGGGCCGCGCTCGACCGCGCCGACCAGTTCGGCGTGCCCGCGCCGACGTGTCGGACGATCGCGTCGCTGATCCGCGGGTGGGAGGTCGGGGCCGGCGTTCGTCCGGCGGCCGATGACGACGGAGCGGCGACTGAGTGAGCGTTACACTGGCGAGGGGTACTCGCGAAAAACGGAGTTCACCCGCCGAGGACGGGACGACTGGCTTCCGGCCGTGTCAACACCACTCCTCAAGGATGGTAGCGTCTGTCTCGTCGACCGAGACCCACGCGTTCTCCCGAGAGAGGTCTGCGATTACGAGTTCCGATCGCGACGATGAGGAGTCAATCGACGCCATGATGTCCGGCGAGTCGCCGGCGTCGAGCGTCGGATCCGTTGGCAGCGCCGTCCGACGGTGATCGGGGTCCGGGTCGTCCCATGGAGTGGAACTCCGTGACATGATTGTTAATTGTTCACAGTACGTATAAGCGTTCCGGACCACGTACGTCCGCCGTCGGCGAATCCGTGTTTTGAGGGGAATATCAGGGACGTGAGGCCCTGTCAAGCGTCGATCATCCGGTGATCGACGTATTCGACCGTCGATCCGACGGAATATCAGGTCCGTTGTCATGCGTCGGTTCGAATCGCCACAGAAGCCGACGCACCCACCGGCTGACCCACGCGAGACGAGGCGCATTCGGCGAGCGCTCGTGGACCACCTTCGCAGTATACAAGAGGTGCCACGGAGTAAGGCGGTGTATGAACGTATCAGACGCCATGACGCCGCGTTCGGATCTCGTCGTCGTCGAGATCCCAGGGAGCCGGAACGACGTACTGGAGTACATCCAAGAGTACGGCTTCTCCTCGGTGCCGGTCGTGAAAGACGTCGACGGCGACGAGGTGTACCGCGGTCTCGTCACCCGTGACGACCTCATCGAACAGCCGGACGAGGACCAACTCGCGCTGTTGATGCGGGAGGTGCCCACCGTGGGCGCAGAGGAGTCGATAGACGACGCCGCCGCCACAATCGTCGCCGAGGGCTCGCGTCGGCTCCCCGTGGTCGACGGCGACGAGCTCGTCGGCATCCTCACCGTCACCGACGTGATTCGGGCCATCGCCCGCGGCGAGATGGCCGGCGACACCGAGGTCGGCGGGCTCGCGACTACCGCGGTCAACGCGACGCACACGGAGACGCCGCTGCCGGTCGCCGAGCGCGAGATCGGGCTGGCGAACGTCCCCTACGCCGTCGTCCTCGACGACGACGCCGACCTCGCTGGAATGGTAACCGAAGTCGATATCCTGGCGGTCGCCCGCGTCGTCGAGGGCGAGGCCAGCACGGGCGACTCCATCGCCGAACAGGACTCCGAGTGGTCCTGGGAGGGCATCAAGGCCACCGGCGCTCGGTACCTCCCGACCCGAAACGTCGAACTGCCCGCCGAGGCGGTCCGTCACTTCATGACCGAGGACCTCATCACCGTCAACAGTACCCGAACCGCCAAGGAGGTCGCACAGGAGCTCATCAGCAACGACATCGAGCAGGTGCCGCTGGTCAACGGGACCGACCTCGACGGCATCGTGCGAGACGTCGACCTGCTGGAGGGCTTATAAATGGCGTCGGAGGCGATAGTCGAGTTAGCCAAGCGGCGGGGGTTCTTTTTCGGCTCGAACGGCGCGTACGGCGGCACCGCCGGCTTCTACACGTTCGGCCCGCAGGGCGCGGCCTTAAAAAAGAACGTTGAGGACGCGTGGCGCGACCGGTTCACCATCCGCGAGGGGAACCGCGAGATTGAGGCCCCGACGATCATGCCGGAGCCCGTCTTCGAGGCCTCGGGCCACCTCGACACGTTCGACGACATGCTCGTCGAGTGTCCCGAGTGCGGCGAGTCCCACCGCGCCGACCACCTCGTCGAGGCCGTCACCGATATCGAAGACGCCGAGGCGCTGCCCGGTTCGGACGTGGAAGCCCTCATCGCCGACAACGACATCACCTGCCCGTCCTGCGGCACCGCGCTCGCCGGCGTCACGGTCGAGGATTTCAACCTCATGTTCGCGACCGACATCGGCCCCGGCGACGCCCAGCCCGGCTACCTCCGCCCGGAGACGGCGCAGGGCATCTTCGTGGAGTTCCCGCGGCTGAAAGAGTACGCCCGCGGCAACCTCCCCTTCGGGATCACCCAGATCGGTCCGGCGTACCGCAACGAGATCTCGCCGCGCGGCGGGCTGCTCCGCCTCCGCGAGTTCACGCAGGCCGAACTCGAACAGTTCATCGACCCCGAGGACGACGAACCGCCGCTGGACCGCGTGCGCGACGTGTCGGTCCGGCTGTACCCGGCCGCAGAACAGCAGGCCGACGACGGCGACTACGTCGAGACCACGGTCGGCGAGGCGGTCGACGACGGCACCATCGGCTCCCCGTGGGTCGGCTACTACCTCGGCGTCGCGAAGGAGTGGTACGACCGGATCGGCGTCGACCTCGACCGGTTCCGCTTCCGCCAGCATCTCGCCGGCGAGCGCGCCCACTACGCGTCAGACTGCTGGGACGCAGAGAGCGAGGTCGACGGCGACTGGATCGAGATCGCGGGCTTCTCGTACCGCGCCGACTACGACCTCTCGAAACACGGCGCTCACGGCGACGATTCGTTCACCGTATTCAAACGGTACGACGAGCCGAAGTCGGTCGAACGCGCCACCGTCGACCCCGACATGTCCGTCCTCGGGCCCGAGTTCGGCGGGGACGCCGCCGCGGTCGCCGAGGCGCTCGGAACCCTCGCCGAGCGCGACCCGGACGCGTTCGACGGCGAGAGCGTCTCCGTCGACGTTGCCGGCGAGACGCACGCCGTCGACACCGACGTGGCGAACTTCTCGGTCGAGACGGTGACCGAGAACGGCGAACACCTCACGCCGCACGTCGTCGAGCCGTCGTTCGGCGTCGGCCGGACGGTCCAGACCCTGCTGGCACACGGCTACAGCGAAGACGAGGTCGACGGCGAGGCGCGGACGTACCTCTCGCTCGAACCCGAAGTCGCGCCCCAGGACGCGGCCGTCTTCCCGCTCGTGACCAACGACGAGCGACTCACCGACTTAGCCGACCGCGTCGCCGCCGACCTCCGCGAGGCCGGGCTGGCGGTCGCGTACGACGACTCCGGCTCGATCGGGCGGCGGTACCGCCGTCAAGACGAGATCGGCACCCCGTTCTGCGTCACGGTCGACCGCGACGGCATCGAGGGCGACGGCCCCGAGACGGTGACCGTCCGCGAGCGCGACTCCGCGGCCCAGGTCCGCGTTCCGGCCGACGAACTGGCCGCGGAGCTGGCCGCGCTCCGCGCCGGCGGCGAGTTCGACGCGCTCGTCGATCGGTACGAAACGGTCGCGACCGACGTCGAGACCAACTGACCCGTGCCCCTTCCCGCGGCGGAGTGGCGAGCCAGCGTGGAGTTCGAGCGGCGGCTGGTCCACGCGAGCGGCACGCTGTTTCCGGTCCCGTACCTGCTCGGATGGGTCTCGTGGACCGAGACGGCGGCGTTCCTCGCCCTCGGGGTCGCTACCGTCGGACTCCTGGAGTACCTCCGCCTGGTCGTCGGGCTCGACCACGCCGTCTACCGGCACCTCACCCGCGAGTACGAGTCCGACAGCGTCGCCGGCTACGCGCTGTACATGGTCGGCACCACCGCGGTCGCGGTCGCCGCCGTCCCCGCGCTCGCGATTCCCGGCATGACCCCGACGCTCGCGGTCCCCGCCATCTGGATGGTGTCGCTCGGCGACCCCGTCAGCGGCGCGCTCGGCGACAACGCCGCCACCGAGTCGAAACGGCCCACTGCGTGGATCGCGATGTTTCTCGTCAGTCTCGGACTCGCGCTTCTCTTTACCGTCCCGGCGTTCGGGTCCCGCGTCGGGGTCGCCGTCGCGCTCGCCGGGGCGGTTCCCGCCGCGGTCGCCGACGGGCTCCCGCCGATCGTCCGCGGGGTCGCCGTCGACGACAACCTCACCATCTCGCCGGCCGCCGCTGTCGGGATGCTCCTCGCCGTTTCCGTGTTGGCGTAAATTGCGACCGGGCTCGCGCTCCCGTTTTTTCGAAAGACGTTACGAATCGATCGACAGCGACGCGAGCAGCGACTCCAACTGCACCTGCTCGTTTGCCCCCTCGGCGATCCGGTAGTCGGCCTCGCCGATCCGCTCCATCAGCGCGACCGCCTCGCGCTCGCTCAGGTCGAACTCCCAGACGGAGCGGTGGAGCTGGTCTATCACGTCGCCGCCCGCCATCCCCGTCTCGGTGAGGAGCTGATCGAGCGTCGCTCGCGCTCGCGAGAAGTCTCCCTCCAACGCGTTCGTCACCATCGACTCGATCTCCTCCGGCCGGGCGGTCGCCGTGATCGCGTAGACGGCCTCCTCGTCGACCACGTCGTCGGTCGTCGCCGCCGCCTGCAGCGAGTTGATCGCGCGGCGCATGTCGCCGTCGGCCGCGTAGACGAGCGCGTCGACGCCCGCGTCGGTCACCTCGATCCCCTCCGCCGCGGCTATCTCGCGCGTCTGTGCGGCGACCGCCTCGTCCGAGAGCGGCGAGAAGCGGAAGACGGCACACCGCGACTGGATCGGGTCGATGATCTTCGACGAGTAGTTACACGAGAGGATGAAGCGCGTGTTGTCGGAGAACTGCTCCATCGTGCGGCGAAGCGCTGACTGGGCGTCATCCGTGAGGCTGTCGGCCTCATCAAGAAACACGATCCGGAAGTCGCCGCCGAACGACGAGCGCGCGAACCCCTTTATCCGGTCGCGCACCACGTCGATGCCGCGCTGGTCGGAGGCGTTGAGCTCCAAGAAGTTCCCGCGCCAGTTGTCCTCGCCGTACACCTGACGGGCGATGGCGGTGGCGGCGGTCGTCTTCCCGACCCCGGCGGGTCCCCCGAAGAGCAGGTGGGGGATGTCGTCCTGCTCGATGTAGGTCTGGAGCCGTTCGATGATGGCTTCCTGTCCGTGGATGTCGTCGAGCGACTGCGGTCGGTACTTCTCGATCCAGATCTTCCGACCGGTCGCCGTCGCAGCCGTCTGCTCGTCGGCCTCGCTCATGGCGGATCGGAGGGCGGGCGGGGTGATAAACGCCCCGAGGACGAGCAGCCCACCCCCGCTCTACAGCCGCCGCCGGATCGCCTCGCGGAACGCGCGCGCCGCGTCGACGCCCGACTCCGCCGTTCGCAGCCGTTCGCTCGTGGCCGCGTCGATATCCGGCGCGAGGATGAGCGCCGCGGCGCCCGTCGAGACGGTTTCCGTCCGCCAGTCGACGTATCGCTCGACGAGCCCGCCGGCGCTGTCGGCGCGCAGCACGGCGTTCCGCCACGCGAACTCGCGGCTCCCCCGCAGCCCGACGAGGGCCACCCGGTCGTCGAAGGGGTCGAGCAGGCGGTCGATACCGGCGATTCCGACGGCGTCGTACGTCTCGACGAGCACGTCTTGCATCGTCTGGATGAGCCGAGCGAGGATCGCATTTATCCGCTGGTGGTCGGCGCGCTTCCGGTCGCGGTCCGGGTCGATGCCGATGTCGCCGAGCGTGTACGTGAGGTCGTAGGCGATGTGGGCGTTGATGCCGAGGAGCGCGTCCTGCGCGACGAGCGTCCGGCCGCGGGCGGCGGCGGCGAAGGCGATCAGCCACGGGCGGGGGACCGACTCGAACGCTCGCCGCTCGAACGCGACCAGCGCCCGGCGGTAGCGGTCCGCGAAGGCGACGAGGTACGACGCGGCCCACGCCGGATCGAGGAACGCCCCGTCGTCGATCGCAGTTCCGACCGCCGCCGTCATGCGGCTGTACACCGTGAGAAACACCGCGCGGGGGTCGCCGCGCTCGCGGAGATACGCCTCGGTTCGGGCCAGTCGCTCGGCCACGTCGGCGACGGACGAAAACGGGGTCGAAACGTGGCCGAGCAGCGTTTCGTCCGGCGCGTCGTCCGCGAGGGCTGTCGCGACGGTCTCGGCGTCGATCTCGGCGGATCGGACGATCCCGGTGAGCAGCGCTCTCGCCTCGGTCGCCGTCGGGACGGTCGCGCGTATCGGGATCATCGTGAACGACGGCCGCGGCCGTCGAGAGGTCCGGTACTCGACCCCCGATAAAGAGCGTTGCGTCGGGTTGGTCGCGCGGCTTACGCGAACTCGTCGACGAGCTCGGGGACCACGTCGAACAGGTCGCCGACGATTCCGTAGTCGGCGATGTCGAAGATCGGCGCGTTCGGGTCGGTGTTGATCGCGACGATCGTGTCCGACCCCTTCATCCCGGCGACGTGCTGGACCGCGCCCGAGATACCGACGGCGATGTACACGTCTGGCGTCACCACCTTCCCGCTCTGGCCGACCTGGCGGTTTTTCGGCAGCCAGCCGTTGTCGACGATCGGTCGCGACGCGGAGAGCGTCGCGCCGAGCGCGTCGGCGAGCTCCTCGACGACCTCCAGGTTCTCCTCCTCGTCGATGCCGCGACCGACGGAGACGAGCACGTCGGCGTCGGCGATGTCGACGTCGCCGCCGGCGACCTCCTCGAAGCCCGTGACGCGCGCGCCGGACTCGGGGTGATCGACGTCGACGGCCCCGACCGCCGCGTCGCCGACCCCCTCGGCCGGCGCCCACTCGCCGCCGCGGACGGTGAGGACGAAGCGGTCTCCGGTGACGTCGACGGTCGTCTCGACCTTCGAGCCGTACATCTCGCGGGTGACGGTCATCCCGTCGTCGTACTCGAAGCCGACCGCGTCGGTCACCAGCGGGAGATCGCTCGCCTCGGCGACGGCGGGCGCGTAGTCCAGCCCGTTGACCGAGTTCGGGATCACCACGGCGCCCGCGTCGGTCTCGCCGAGGAGCCGCTCGACCGAAGCCTGGTAGACGTTGTGGTCGAACTCCTCGCCGTTGGCGACCGTGTGGATCGCGTCGACGCCCTTGCGGTTCAGGTCGTCGGCGAACTGCTCGACGTCCCCGCTGACGACCGCGAGGTGGAGGTCGCCGTCGCGGGCGTCCGCGAGCTCGCGTCCCGCGGTTATCGCCTCGTACGACACGTCTCGGATCTCTCCGCGCCGGTGTTCCGCGACGACGAGCACGTCACTCATCACGCGCTCACCCCCTTGTCGCGGAGGACCTCGGCGAGGCGCGCGGCGCTCTCCCCCGCGTCGCCTTCGAGGATCTCCGCGTCGGACTCGCTTTCCGGCTCGTACATCGAAGTGATTTCGAGCGCGCTCGCCACGTCGTCGGCGGTCAGCCCGAGGTCGGCGAGATCGGTCGCGTCGATCTCCTTCCGCTGTGCCTGTCGGATCCCGCGGAGGCTCGCGTACCGCGGCTCGTTCAGTCCGGTCTGGACGGTCAACACGGCCGGCAGGTCGACGTCGGTCAGCTCCTCGACGCCCCCTTCGAGCTCGCGGTGAACCTGCGCGACGCCCGCGTCCGCGTCGATGTCGAGGTCGTTGACGACGGCGGCGTGCTCGAAGCCGATGCGCTCGGCGAGCGCCACGCCCGTCGCGCCGAACCCGGTGTCTGCGGCCTGTACGCCGCCGAGGATCAGGTCCGGCTCTTCCGCCTCGACGACCGCCTCAAACGTCGTCACCTTCGCGGCCACGTCGGCGAACCCCGCCTCGAAGGCGTCGTCCCACACCCGAACGGCGCGGTCGGCGCCCTTTGCGAGCGCCATCCGAATCGTCTCCTCGGATCGTTCCGGGCCGATGGTGACGGCGACGACCTCGTCGGCGATCCCAGCCTCGGCGAGCTGTACCGCCGCCTCGACCGCGTAGTCGTCCCACTCGTTGAGATCGTATTCGAGGTCGGCTTCGGCGATGTCCGTGCCCTCGATCGCGAAATCGTCGTCGGGCTCAGCGACCTCTTTGACAGTCACCAGAACTTTCATGATCGATACTCCGTCGCTCGGATTGTAAGAGCTTTCGGAACACCACACCGCACGGCCGGTAGTTTCGTCGCCCCCGGCCGGCGGGCGCCGGCTCTCAGCTGTCGCCGTCGTCTCCGTCGCGCTCGTCGTCTCCGTCGCGCTCGCCGTCGCCGTTTCCGTCGCCGTCGTCCGGGAGCGAAATCAGGTTCTCACGCCCCAGCCGAAGCTTTTCGACCCGGTTCGAATCGGCCATCGCGGAGAGCAGCTGCGACACCTTCGCGTCCGACCAGCCGGTCTCGGCGACGATGTCGGCCTGCCGCATCCGTCCGCCGTTGCCGTCGAGGAGGCGTTCGACGCGCTCCTCGTCGGACAGGAGCGAGAGGTCCTCCTCGGGCTCTCCGTCTCCCTCCGGGGCGCCGTCGCCCGCCGGTTCGTCGCTCGGCGCGCCCGAACCGGCGGTCTCGGATGCGGGCTCGCCGCTGTTCGTCCCCCCGCCGACCCGACCGCCGTCGTCGGCGACGCCCCCCGCAGCGACGCTCCCGTTCGGCTCGGCCGCGGCGTCGGCGCCCATCCGGCGGTAGCCGACGATGCTCCCGGCGATGAGCATCGCCGCGACGACGATCGCGGCGGTGAGCATCGTCCACGGCGGGGCGGTCGTCGCCGCCGGCGCGTACACGACCGCGACGCGCTCGTCGTCGCCGAAGGTTCGCGGCCCCTCGACGATCACGGCGTTGTCGCTCAGCCGGTCCGTGGCGTCGGAGGTCCCGGTCACGGTGTACCCCTCTGGGGTCGCCACTTCGAGCGTCTGTCCCTCCGCCAACGAGACGAGCCACGTGCCGCCGTCGGGCGTCCGTAACGCGTCGCCCAAGAGCAGGTTCTCGCCGTCCTGTGCCAGGAAGTCGGTCCACACGAAGGTCAGTCGGAGTTCGCCGACCGCCGTCGTCTCACCGTCCGCCACGTCGAACGACGACGGGTCCTCGTGAACGACGACCTCGCGGTTCACCTCCTGGATCTGCATCCGACGGTCGACGTTCCGGCTGGCCTCGCGGGCGAAGCCCTCGAACAGCGTCGCGTCGGGGCCGATCTCGCCGTCGAGGAACCGCTCGCTGGCCGCGTCGAACGCGGCGCGGTCGGTCTCGCCGGTCAGCGCGTATCGGACCGAGACGGTCCACCGCGCGTCGCGGTCCGGCGTCGGCTCGATCAGGATCCGCGTCGCCGTGGTGGGCTCGTACGGGTCGTCGATCTGTCGGACGGGGTCGGAATCCGCGGTCGTGGTCTCGGCCGCGACGGTCGCGCGGTCGGCGTCGATGGAGGGCGAGGGCGACGGCGCGTCTCCCGCGACGGGGGCCACGCCGCTCGCGACGAGCGCGACGACCAGTAACCCGACGAGGAACACGCGGGACGGGGCATTCCGCATACATTTCAGGGCACTCAGCCGCCCGGCAAAACGCTTTCCATCGGCCACTTCCGCCGTCAGACGCGCGTCGGCGGGCGACCGCCGGAGTCCGGTCAGCACACTTCGTTCCGACTCGTTGAGGTGGCTTTTTTATATTCCGAGGTGAACTTCGGTGTATGAGAGCCCTCCCGATCTCCCTTGCCGTGCTGCTGCTGTTCGCGGCGGTCGCCGGCGCGGTGTCGCCGGCGGTCGCCGCCCCCGCGGCGCCCACCGACTTGGGCGCCGGGAGCGACGCCGCGGTACCGTCCGGTGCCGACTCAACGGCTGCTCCTACCGTTTCGACGCCCGAGCGCGTGCCCGCCGCGGTCGACGACGCCGACGAGGATCCGGAGCGCTCACAAGTCGACCCGGCGAACCGCACGTTCCGGACGCTGGGCACGCCGGGCGGCGTCGAGGCCCGCGCCGGCTCGTCCGTCCGCGGTGCGAACTTGGGCTCGTCCATCGGGTTCG
This genomic window from Halorubrum sp. PV6 contains:
- a CDS encoding CBS domain-containing protein: MNVSDAMTPRSDLVVVEIPGSRNDVLEYIQEYGFSSVPVVKDVDGDEVYRGLVTRDDLIEQPDEDQLALLMREVPTVGAEESIDDAAATIVAEGSRRLPVVDGDELVGILTVTDVIRAIARGEMAGDTEVGGLATTAVNATHTETPLPVAEREIGLANVPYAVVLDDDADLAGMVTEVDILAVARVVEGEASTGDSIAEQDSEWSWEGIKATGARYLPTRNVELPAEAVRHFMTEDLITVNSTRTAKEVAQELISNDIEQVPLVNGTDLDGIVRDVDLLEGL
- a CDS encoding replication factor C small subunit is translated as MSEADEQTAATATGRKIWIEKYRPQSLDDIHGQEAIIERLQTYIEQDDIPHLLFGGPAGVGKTTAATAIARQVYGEDNWRGNFLELNASDQRGIDVVRDRIKGFARSSFGGDFRIVFLDEADSLTDDAQSALRRTMEQFSDNTRFILSCNYSSKIIDPIQSRCAVFRFSPLSDEAVAAQTREIAAAEGIEVTDAGVDALVYAADGDMRRAINSLQAAATTDDVVDEEAVYAITATARPEEIESMVTNALEGDFSRARATLDQLLTETGMAGGDVIDQLHRSVWEFDLSEREAVALMERIGEADYRIAEGANEQVQLESLLASLSIDS
- a CDS encoding ketopantoate reductase family protein, whose translation is MDVLVYGAGALGSLVGGLLARTHEVTLVGRDPHMRRVRADGLRIDGAIDAHVHPRALTDGTHRSADLAVVTTKAYDTDAAAAALATGEYDAVCSLQNGLTEERLVAALDPTVLAGTASYGARLVEPGRVTCTGVGEVVLGALSGGRDPVAERVGAAFDEAGIETTVATDMPRRRYEKLAVNAAINGPSALVRLSNGDALAGPGGEAAREAAREVARVARADGVALGETAAVDAVERVAADTAANRSSMCEDVTAGRRTEVDAIYGAALDRADQFGVPAPTCRTIASLIRGWEVGAGVRPAADDDGAATE
- a CDS encoding dolichol kinase, which codes for MPLPAAEWRASVEFERRLVHASGTLFPVPYLLGWVSWTETAAFLALGVATVGLLEYLRLVVGLDHAVYRHLTREYESDSVAGYALYMVGTTAVAVAAVPALAIPGMTPTLAVPAIWMVSLGDPVSGALGDNAATESKRPTAWIAMFLVSLGLALLFTVPAFGSRVGVAVALAGAVPAAVADGLPPIVRGVAVDDNLTISPAAAVGMLLAVSVLA
- the glyS gene encoding glycine--tRNA ligase is translated as MASEAIVELAKRRGFFFGSNGAYGGTAGFYTFGPQGAALKKNVEDAWRDRFTIREGNREIEAPTIMPEPVFEASGHLDTFDDMLVECPECGESHRADHLVEAVTDIEDAEALPGSDVEALIADNDITCPSCGTALAGVTVEDFNLMFATDIGPGDAQPGYLRPETAQGIFVEFPRLKEYARGNLPFGITQIGPAYRNEISPRGGLLRLREFTQAELEQFIDPEDDEPPLDRVRDVSVRLYPAAEQQADDGDYVETTVGEAVDDGTIGSPWVGYYLGVAKEWYDRIGVDLDRFRFRQHLAGERAHYASDCWDAESEVDGDWIEIAGFSYRADYDLSKHGAHGDDSFTVFKRYDEPKSVERATVDPDMSVLGPEFGGDAAAVAEALGTLAERDPDAFDGESVSVDVAGETHAVDTDVANFSVETVTENGEHLTPHVVEPSFGVGRTVQTLLAHGYSEDEVDGEARTYLSLEPEVAPQDAAVFPLVTNDERLTDLADRVAADLREAGLAVAYDDSGSIGRRYRRQDEIGTPFCVTVDRDGIEGDGPETVTVRERDSAAQVRVPADELAAELAALRAGGEFDALVDRYETVATDVETN
- a CDS encoding succinylglutamate desuccinylase/aspartoacylase family protein — its product is MITLGTARASPGETDTGRLEVGETRDGSPVRLPVAVINGAEDGETLYLQAVSDGDELNGLGVVNRVVPRLDPAELSGTVLVVGVVNYFAFQVAEHRNPVDDRKMNRGYPGNEDGTTSERIAHATFQAAKRADYILDLHQGSTSRMINETRVRCGIRHRLHGECLELAKVFGCGHVLDIKGPDGQLARAGPEHGIPTIDPELGGCVGWDEESIRYGVDGVFNVLRHYGFLDGDVDLDRQVRARGFDQYGAPAGGLVQFDCELGDRVSAGDVLYEVTDVFGELKGRVTADDEGIFWRTRRLPQVAAGEYVCSVGTNVDRY
- a CDS encoding pyridoxal-phosphate dependent enzyme produces the protein MAAAPGRPRALRCLDCGATVGDRWRCACGAPLEFADPPIPDGDAPTLVAADPDAAAVSNARDARNGLWAFESLLAVGDDPADRVTLGEGLTPLVDADAGAAGDADDWDAAFKLEYVFPTGSFKDRGATTTLTRARELGVERVVEDSSGNAGAAIATYAARAGIDAAVYVPADAKASKLRAIRRAGAEPVRIDGSRADVTEACVAALGDGDDADSAWYASHAWNPAFFEGTATVAYEIAAQREWNAPDAVVTPLGHGTLFLGAYRGFRRLQRAGWIDEVPRLYGAQAAGIAPVVRALHGADAADPEGQHNAAADGIQIAEPVRMGEIRNAIADTGGDAVAITEAATERELDRLHAAGFYTEPTCAVAPAALRRLRERGDVAPGDDVVVPLTGSGLKG